A stretch of the Alnus glutinosa chromosome 6, dhAlnGlut1.1, whole genome shotgun sequence genome encodes the following:
- the LOC133870210 gene encoding auxin-induced protein 15A: MRSGIVKKLLFCGAKSFPSDSDAVPEGHVRVNVGKDIVCKFEMEANYLNHPLFENLLRLSEEEFGYSYDGALRIACEIDLFQYLLHLLKTSNPSAHYMELPDLVSKFYSATARHLPPQ; the protein is encoded by the coding sequence ATGAGGAGTGGCATTGTGAAGAAGCTGTTGTTCTGCGGAGCAAAAAGCTTCCCATCAGACTCAGACGCTGTCCCAGAAGGTCACGTACGCGTGAATGTTGGTAAAGACATCGTCTGCAAGTTTGAGATGGAAGCCAATTACCTCAACCACCCTCTGTTTGAGAACCTGCTTCGGCTCTCCGAGGAAGAGTTCGGGTATTCCTATGATGGAGCCCTGAGGATAGCCTGCGAGATCGATCTCTTCCAATACCTTTTACATCTCCTCAAGACCAGTAATCCCTCCGCCCATTACATGGAACTTCCCGATCTCGTTTCCAAGTTCTATAGTGCCACCGCCAGACATTTGCCTCCTCAATAA